A single genomic interval of Lathyrus oleraceus cultivar Zhongwan6 chromosome 7, CAAS_Psat_ZW6_1.0, whole genome shotgun sequence harbors:
- the LOC127103738 gene encoding uncharacterized protein LOC127103738, with translation MARIQEEMQHRVNAVAGTSIATIDLPVPPQEMCLVPGVRIPTKLKFPYFEKYKGERDHKTHIRSYCLKIVVYFDDERLLMHFFQDSLSGASLEWYMQLEGNHIRSWRDIVEAFLKHYQYNTDMAPNYTQLQNLTQKSDETFKEYTQCWRELATGVQPHMLERELVDMFMGNIQGPYLDRMVGSTFFGFPDLVITGERIENMIKMGNIQNASSTSSVVKKPYVAYGGNTNIPCTL, from the exons ATGGCTAGGATTCAAGAAGAAATGCAACATAGGGTCAATGCTGTTGCTGGAACTTCTATTGCTACTATAGATCTTCCTGTGCCACCACAAG AAATGTGCTTAGTGCCTGGCGTGAGAATACCCACAAAATTGAAATTCCCAtactttgagaagtataaaggggAAAGAGACCATAAAACTCACATTCGGTCTTACTGCCTAAAGATAGTTGTGTATTTTGATGATGAGAGATTGCTCATGCATTTCTTTCAAGATAGTCTGAGTGGAGCCTCACTTGAGTGGTACATGCAGTTAGAGGGTAACCATATCCGTTCTTGGAGGGACATAGTCGAAGCTTTCTTAAAGCACTATCAATACAATACTGACATGGCTCCAAATTATACCCAACTCCAAAACCTCACCCAGAAGTCCGAcgaaactttcaaggagtacaCCCAATGTTGGAGGGAGTTAGCTACAGGAGTGCAACCTCATATGTTGGAGCGAGAGCTTGTGGATATGTTTATGGGAAATATTCAAGGACCGTACTTGGATAGGATGGTAGGGAGTACATTCTTTGGCTTTCCAGACTTAGTTATCACCGGTGAGAGAATTGAGAACATGATTAAAATGGGAAATATCCAGAATGCTTCTAGTACCTCTAGTGTAGTGAAGAAACCTTATGTTGCTTATGGGGGGAACACCAACATACCGTGCACCTTATAA